The proteins below are encoded in one region of Flammeovirga kamogawensis:
- a CDS encoding SulP family inorganic anion transporter — protein MSNEKDSVLSNVKHDFPASIVVFLVAMPLCLGVALASGAPLFSGIISGVVGGVIVASLSGSSLGVSGPAAGLAVIVLHSIESLGSFESFLLAVVIAGAFQVVLGVIKAGVIGYYFPSSVIKGMLAGIGINIIIQQIPNALGVASFSGINLADICVGTTILTLVSVAILLLWDTKTIKGNKYLKLIPGPLLVVAFGIFYELMTVGNPVFGLKTDQLVAIPITNSFSGFMSNFSMPDFSMITNPQIYTIALTMAVVASLETLLSTEAADKLDPQKRRTPMNRELIAQGVGNMISGLIGGLPITQVIVRSSANIQSGGKTKLSAIMHGVMLLVCVVSIPAILDLIPLACLAAILLVVGFKLSKPAIYIAMYNKGWALFIPFVITILGVVFSDLLHGIVLGLAVSVFEIIWNNLNESCDVSIVDDESIDRDRPMRIELPHQVSFLNKANIISTLEKIPHNTKVVIDATHNKTVHIDVLDIIEEFLKTDAIDKNISASINYPQIVTKV, from the coding sequence ATGAGTAACGAAAAGGACTCTGTATTGTCAAATGTTAAGCACGATTTTCCTGCTAGTATAGTTGTTTTTCTTGTGGCAATGCCACTTTGTTTAGGTGTTGCTTTAGCATCTGGAGCTCCACTTTTTTCTGGAATAATATCAGGTGTTGTTGGTGGAGTTATTGTAGCTTCTTTAAGTGGTTCATCATTAGGTGTAAGCGGTCCTGCGGCAGGATTAGCAGTAATTGTTCTCCATTCTATTGAAAGTTTAGGCTCTTTCGAATCTTTTCTATTAGCAGTAGTTATTGCAGGAGCTTTCCAAGTTGTTTTAGGAGTTATTAAGGCGGGTGTAATTGGATATTATTTTCCATCATCAGTAATTAAAGGAATGCTTGCCGGTATTGGAATCAATATTATTATTCAGCAAATTCCAAATGCTTTAGGAGTAGCAAGTTTTTCGGGCATTAATTTGGCAGATATTTGTGTGGGTACAACTATTTTAACACTTGTGTCTGTAGCAATCTTATTACTATGGGATACTAAGACTATTAAAGGGAACAAATATTTAAAATTAATTCCTGGTCCACTATTAGTTGTAGCATTTGGTATTTTTTATGAGTTGATGACTGTTGGTAATCCTGTTTTTGGTTTAAAAACAGATCAATTGGTAGCAATACCTATTACAAATTCTTTTAGTGGTTTTATGTCGAACTTTTCGATGCCAGACTTCTCAATGATTACAAATCCTCAAATTTATACTATTGCACTAACAATGGCTGTAGTGGCGAGTTTAGAAACGCTACTTTCAACAGAAGCTGCAGATAAATTAGACCCTCAAAAAAGAAGAACGCCAATGAATAGAGAATTAATTGCACAAGGTGTTGGAAATATGATATCTGGTTTAATTGGAGGTTTACCTATAACACAAGTAATTGTAAGAAGTTCTGCGAATATACAATCAGGTGGTAAAACTAAATTGTCAGCCATAATGCATGGTGTTATGTTGTTAGTTTGTGTTGTATCAATTCCTGCAATTTTAGATTTAATACCTTTAGCATGTTTAGCGGCAATCTTATTAGTTGTAGGTTTTAAGTTATCTAAACCGGCTATATATATAGCTATGTACAATAAAGGTTGGGCATTATTTATACCATTCGTAATTACAATTTTAGGAGTTGTTTTCTCTGACTTATTACATGGTATTGTTTTAGGTTTGGCAGTTTCAGTTTTTGAAATTATTTGGAACAACTTAAATGAATCATGTGATGTTTCTATTGTAGATGATGAGAGTATTGACAGAGATAGACCAATGAGAATTGAATTACCACATCAAGTAAGCTTTTTGAATAAAGCAAATATCATATCAACATTAGAAAAAATACCACATAACACTAAAGTTGTCATTGATGCTACTCATAATAAAACAGTTCATATTGATGTATTGGATATAATAGAAGAGTTTTTGAAAACAGATGCTATTGATAAGAATATATCAGCAAGCATAAATTACCCACAAATAGTTACGAAAGTATAA